The Cloeon dipterum chromosome 3, ieCloDipt1.1, whole genome shotgun sequence genome includes a region encoding these proteins:
- the LOC135939260 gene encoding succinate dehydrogenase cytochrome b560 subunit, mitochondrial-like gives MSIALRRLMACPGLHRGAFGGVMGPQIRTVVLRSQPAAVKTAEDFFEKNERLKRPMSPHLTIYKPQITSMLSISHRITGIAVTGYVYAFSIGMMCLPASFPHYCAALATASPALLFSAKFLLAFPFAYHTCNGVRHLVWDLAKGLEISQVYKTGYTMLAATILLTLALLSC, from the exons ATGTCGATTGCCCTCAGAAg ATTAATGGCCTGCCCAGGCCTTCATCGTGGGGCCTTCGGCGGCGTGATGGGCCCGCAAATCCGAACGGTCGTTCTGCGCTCGCAGCCGGCCGCCGTCAAGACAGCAGAGGACTTCTTTGAGAAGAACGAGCGGCTGAAGAGGCCGATGTCTCCTCACCTGACCATTTACAAGCCACAGATCACCTCGATGCTGTCCATTTCGCACCGCATCACCGGTATCGCCGTCACGGGCTACGTGTACGCCTTCAGCATTGGAATGATGTGCCTGCCGGCCTCGTTCCCGCATTACTGCGCCGCGCTGGCCACCGCCAGTCCCGCCCTGCTGTTCTCGGCCAAGTTCTTGCTCGCCTTCCCCTTCGCCTACCACACATGCAACGGCGTCAGGCATTTG GTGTGGGACTTGGCTAAGGGCTTGGAAATCAGCCAGGTCTACAAGACTGGCTACACCATGTTGGCCGCCACCATCCTCCTCACCCTGGCTCTCCTCTCCTGCTGA